Proteins encoded together in one Telopea speciosissima isolate NSW1024214 ecotype Mountain lineage chromosome 6, Tspe_v1, whole genome shotgun sequence window:
- the LOC122664359 gene encoding autophagy-related protein 8f has product MAKSYFKQEHDLEKRRAEAARIREKYPDRIPVIVEKAERSDIPNIDKKKYLVPADLTVGQFVYVIRKRIKLSAEKAIFIFVDNVLPPTGSIMSAIYDEKKDEDGFLYVTYSGENTFGHQIQL; this is encoded by the exons ATGGCAAAGAGTTACTTCAAGCAAGAGCATGACCTTG AGAAGAGACGTGCCGAGGCTGCTAGAATTAGGGAGAAATATCCTGACAGAATCCCG GTGATCGTGGAGAAGGCTGAGAGAAGTGATATTCCAAACattgataaaaaaaa GTACTTAGTCCCAGCTGACTTGACAGTGGGTCAATTTGTCTATGTAATCCGCAAAAGAATCAAATTGAGTGCTGAAAAGGCTATCTTCATTTTTGTGGACAATGTCCTCCCTCCAACTG GTTCGATAATGTCTGCCATATATGACGAGAAGAAGGATGAAGATGGATTCCTCTATGTTACCTACAGCGGGGAAAACACATTTGGGCACCAGATACAACTGTAG